In a single window of the Oscarella lobularis chromosome 2, ooOscLobu1.1, whole genome shotgun sequence genome:
- the LOC136184006 gene encoding uncharacterized protein, with product MLSSNTPPSSTVLRKRKLRVLEDLPESQIFARKDFVYDDAEDYVGHGAFADVYKARLTKTKEVVAAKVFFQRENHRVRLTAGEVRTLRKEVAVLLSITKHPNIVRLIGLCDEPREYTLLLEFVDGKDLHDLLLEPHEEKIEEKIENWSNRQEIALQIAKGMDHLHSQNPPILHFDLKP from the exons ATGCTCTCATCCAACACGCCACCTTCGTCGACAGTTCTGCGAAAACGGAAGCTAAGAGTGCTCGAAGATCTGCCCGAAAGTCAGATATTTGCTCGCAAAGACTTTGTTTACGACGATGCCGAAGACTACGTGGGACACGGAGCGTTCGCCGACGTGTATAAGGCGCGTTtaacaaagacaaaggaagTAGTTGCTGCTAAAGTCTTCtttcaaagagaaaatcacAGGGTTCGCCTAACAGCTGG TGAGGTTCGAACACTGCGAAAGGAAGTTGCTGTTTTATTGTCCATTACAAAGCATCCCAATATCGTTCGCTTGATTGGACTTTGTGATGAGCCAAGGGAATACACTCTTCTACTTGAATTTGTTGATGGAAAAGATCTTCACGATCTGCTTCTTGAGCCACATGAAGAAAAGATAGAAGAAAAGATAGAAAATTGGTCCAATCGTCAGGAGATTGCTCTGCAAATAGCCAAAGGAATGGATCATCTGCACTCTCAAAACCCGCCTATTCTTCATTTTGACCTAAAACCATGA